The proteins below come from a single Pichia kudriavzevii chromosome 2, complete sequence genomic window:
- a CDS encoding uncharacterized protein (PKUD0B03760; similar to Saccharomyces cerevisiae YER113C (TMN3); ancestral locus Anc_7.411) yields the protein MNILHYVILVFISIHSSLALSSQFSPSNFLSLWHSKHLYKFGDDIDLLVNTVSSSQSNIPYAYYKVPFVCPPSSSVKPVHLSLAEILNGDNLMQSDYQLVFGNDSPCLRLCDRIMAKRNIIKSIDLIKQNYIVDWVIDGLPASTTFISDNLTERKKYYVPGFPMGFVKGDDAYVNNHVLMVIRYHKEKDNQYSIVGFEVYPKSVNDFTCPGASKNFEHTKLDASNDFQLIHFTYSVYWKEEPEIDYNNRMKLFIDPSLIDSNGKLLSKPSNNNKAIHWVSLINSLVLATFVSLVAAFIILINFRSSIQSASQSSFAQISQNSFTKPRFLPLLSLLTGSGVQLVFTLLASGILSSLFLRKSFANDSKILALTIFILIIGGFFAGFSSIQLLKLFSTRGEQLSIWKTSLISSLSGSMLISLGLAIVVVVNTLIFSKDSPRSMKFSNFLQLFILYIFFQLPISLIGGLISRKFNLFTNLLSSSLDSAPYTYASNKVSVAKTPLYLRFPFSMLIIGLFPCGIVFIESRFVYMTLLSERATTYLLGFLVLSAILLSIVMIEIGIISTYIRLLKNTSQYNWQWWTFLNCSISIWLYLESTSLYQLLKKLKTEGSTSPFLFIAYSSILNTIVALTCGTLALWSATIFIYSIVLISTKKKD from the coding sequence ATGAACATACTCCACTACGTAATTCTTGTCTTCATATCCATCCATTCCTCGTTGGCCCTTTCTTCCCAGTTTTCTCCGTCAAACTTCCTCTCTCTTTGGCATTCAAAACATCTCTACAAATTTGGCGACGACATCGATCTCTTGGTAAACACAGTCTCGTCTTCTCAGAGCAATATCCCCTATGCATATTACAAGGTTCCCTTTGTCTGTCCTCCTTCCTCCTCGGTTAAACCTGTTCATTTGAGTCTGGCGGAGATTCTCAATGGTGATAACTTGATGCAGTCGGACTACCAGTTGGTTTTCGGAAATGATTCTCCCTGTTTGAGATTGTGTGATAGAATCATGGCAAAACGTaacattatcaaatcaATCGACCTTATCAAACAAAACTATATTGTTGATTGGGTGATTGATGGATTGCCCGCCTCCACTACGTTTATTTCTGACAATCTAACCGAACGTAAGAAATATTACGTGCCTGGGTTCCCCATGGGATTTGTTAAGGGCGATGACGCATACGTGAATAATCACGTTTTAATGGTTATCAGGTACCATAAGGAAAAGGACAACCaatattcaattgttgGGTTTGAAGTTTACCCTAAATCAGTTAATGATTTCACATGTCCTGGTGCTTCGaaaaattttgaacatACAAAACTGGACGCTTCAAATGACTTCCAATTGATCCACTTCACTTATTCAGTCTATTGGAAGGAAGAACCCGAAATTGATTACAATAATAGGATGAAACTATTTATTGACCCCTCTTTGATCGACTCAAATGGGAAACTTTTGTCAAAACCTTCCAATAATAATAAGGCAATCCATTGGGTTTCGTTGATTAACTCTCTGGTCTTGGCTACATTTGTTTCATTGGTTGCAGCCTTCATCATTCTAATCAACTTCCGCTCCAGTATTCAATCTGCTAGTCAATCCTCATTTGCACAAATCTCACAAAATTCATTTACTAAGCCTAGATTCTTGCCACTTTTATCATTGTTAACAGGATCGGGTGTTCAATTGGTATTCACTCTTCTGGCCTCTGGTATATTGTCTTCTCTATTCTTGAGAAAATCTTTTGCAAACGACTCCAAAATTTTGGCCTTGACTATTTTCATTCTAATAATTGGAGGCTTCTTCGCTGGATTCTCTTCGATCCAGCTTCTGAAACTCTTTTCCACAAGAGGTGAACAATTGTCAATCTGGAAAACTTCACTCATCTCTTCATTATCCGGATCAATGTTGATCTCCTTAGGATTGGCTATAGTTGTCGTTGTTAATACCCTTATCTTCAGCAAAGATTCTCCAAGATCGATGaaattctccaatttcCTACAGTTGTTTATCCTTTACATCTTCTTCCAGCTCCCGATCTCTTTGATTGGAGGGTTGATATCAAGGAAATTCAACCTATTCACAAATCTACTTTCTAGCTCGTTGGATTCGGCACCCTATACCTATGCTTCAAATAAAGTATCAGTGGCAAAAACTCCATTATACCTAAGATTTCCTTTCTCAATGTTAATTATTGGATTGTTTCCCTGCGGTATAGTCTTTATTGAGTCTAGATTTGTCTATATGACCCTATTGAGTGAACGTGCAACAACCTATTTACTTGGATTCCTAGTTTTATCGGCAATCCTATTATCAATAGTGATGATTGAAATTGGTATAATTTCCACTTATATTAGACTACTGAAGAACACCTCCCAATATAACTGGCAATGGTGGACCTTTTTAAATTGTTCAATCTCCATTTGGTTATACCTTGAATCGACATCTCTTTATCAGTTGCtgaagaaactgaaaactgAAGGATCAACTTCTCCCTTTTTATTCATTGCTTATAGCTCGATCTTGAATACAATAGTTGCTCTAACGTGTGGTACCTTGGCTCTTTGGAGTGCAActatatttatatattcaATTGTATTAATAAGtacaaagaagaaagacTGA
- a CDS encoding uncharacterized protein (PKUD0B03750; similar to Saccharomyces cerevisiae YBR276C (PPS1); ancestral locus Anc_1.312) → MSLPDSEGQNNLHIDTPAQTISSCGNQLKACDPAEEDTPRRLTDMSSDEVHCGSEYNMIEKIAIYSSKNWDKDLSDTKRSSSNDETKIKNQQVLIPVDEIGNSIRSYTPVCTLNHLDNQQSTIGSSSGYIQVSTSISSANSSYASINEDPPYSLDSYDMRESKVKSTSVSNVSRPVLLAPLNDRTANNIAIYDEDDDNQDLVQQERSRRSSKRAMSLSLDEKGKSKARMSIDGLRSKISPGKFTDSIGLDTHKYGEFHVFDDQYHTFINHPFVPSLRHVKLFSNDEAIFYLMNFQNTKLPEVETMFPWLHGIHRENFGQINFLSSSSNVIEGNNNNRKVITFDKPTLINQIRQESIFIKRSEGEVQEEEEDPISRLTNTPDARFLMPIRSSNLLGEVSSTYSNVIVESSGLIKGSVSIEDVLVNYSSVSNLECYLLKNLPKAIFKDYSLETIVLDCIITRVLPVFKKLDPELGINLRNFHIQVSKISHISDFIVYCFNKGDHQICMDRKREDSFENNKCKCLSIARLLHVAQIVYQHEHPEILRGYNMGTLLNDKKYNTFILENPNIEKLSEYDLISIEPLKVDASSKRDDELCSKYDLNVFNNWDSNYLYRERLEISKMSTATPLPDDVWLGNITDYECLKIQLNNNKDIKMSTKIDVNRILEEQRNNPLFCSPTNTITNLRKIDFYEGLRNDEYDKLLITFPRTIWRFYIKCVENAKIPTLEQLRLIYNNFQDCDFINIEFPPSGSITMADMSDEEILSIINICKFLYYITNSEFPGLIYCSDGYTESSLLTLCYLMYSLNICLDEAILKLHVRYGRPFFIFKTDYVLLSKLETIINKFSPLQTNMQETRDDFKFEDDTRSIRVLLLLMPKKKRSVGTACSVGSVGSIGHESNSFVTNTGHHVVQLRGKPKRHNITHANNFTKFGTKNPNVLKCKPSIDGSFEEVSGSLPSKILGHMYLGSLTHASSIPMLSRLGIEYIVSVGETIPWNNEFKHEKIESSDPHLEKYIYEDSQYDEKSQYFFPIKKVMVLHNINDDGMGTLISTLDETIKFIDECYQKGKKVLVHCQVGVSRSASVCIAEVMSRLKLTLARAYMFVRVRRLNVIIQPNLKLMYELFKWEESNRLKNKDDAVITNSARSLREVEWYVLCREIYNLNRAYIK, encoded by the coding sequence ATGTCGCTCCCAGATTCGGAAGGCCAAAATAACCTTCATATTGATACCCCTGCTCAAACTATTTCTTCCTGCGGAAACCAGCTAAAAGCCTGTGATCCAGCTGAAGAGGATACACCAAGACGGTTAACTGATATGAGTTCAGACGAAGTACATTGTGGGTCAGAATACAACatgattgaaaaaattgcGATTTATTCAAGTAAGAACTGGGATAAAGATCTGTCAGATACCAAAAGATCATCGtcaaatgatgaaactaagataaaaaatcaacaagtGCTCATCcctgttgatgaaattggAAATAGTATTAGATCATATACTCCAGTTTGCACGTTGAACCATTTGGATAACCAACAGTCCACTATTGGATCTTCTTCAGGCTATATACAAGTATCCACATCAATCAGTTCTGCAAATTCATCATATGCCTCCATAAATGAAGACCCCCCTTATTCTCTAGACTCTTATGATATGAGGGAGAGCAAGGTAAAATCTACTTCCGTTTCGAATGTCTCTAGACCTGTGCTATTAGCACCACTAAATGATAGAACTGCAAATAACATAGCTATATATGACGAAGACGATGATAACCAAGATTTGGTCCAGCAAGAACGTAGTAGGCGAAGTTCCAAACGTGCAATGTCCTTATCCTTGGACGAGAAGGGAAAATCCAAAGCTAGAATGAGCATAGATGGATTACGGAGTAAAATCTCACCAGGTAAGTTTACTGATTCTATTGGTCTAGACACCCACAAGTATGGTGAGTTTCACGTTTTTGATGATCAGTATCATACATTTATCAACCATCCATTTGTTCCTTCTTTGAGGCATGTTaaattgttttcaaatgatGAGGCCATTTTctatttgatgaatttccaaaatacCAAGCTACCAGAGGTTGAAACCATGTTTCCCTGGCTCCATGGGATCCATAGGGAGAATTTTGGacaaatcaattttttaaGTAGTTCCTCCAACGTCATCGAGggcaacaacaataaccGGAAAGTCATCACATTTGATAAACCTACTCTAATAAATCAGATACGACAAGAATCAATTTTTATTAAAAGATCGGAGGGAGAAGtccaagaagaagaggaagatcCAATTTCTAGACTAACGAATACTCCTGACGCACGATTTTTAATGCCCATACGATCTAGTAATTTATTAGGAGaagtttcttcaacttaTAGCAATGTGATTGTTGAATCAAGTGGACTTATAAAGGGTAGTGTGTCTATAGAAGATGTGTTAGTCAACTATTCAAGTGTCTCTAATCTAGAATGTtacttgttgaagaatttacCAAAGGCTATATTTAAAGACTATTCATTAGAGACCATTGTATTGGATTGTATTATTACAAGAGTTTTAcctgttttcaaaaagttAGATCCCGAATTAGGTATCAATTTAAGAAATTTTCATATCCAAGTGTCAAAAATCAGTCACATATCTGATTTCATTGTCTATTGCTTCAATAAAGGAGATCACCAGATTTGTATGGATCGGAAAAGAGAGGATtcctttgaaaataataaatgtAAATGTTTGAGCATAGCAAGATTATTACATGTTGCCCAAATAGTTTACCAACATGAGCATCCTGAGATACTGAGAGGCTACAATATGGGAACTTTGCTAAATGACAAGAAGTATAATACTTTTATTCTGGAAAATCCgaatattgagaaattatCAGAATACGATCTGATAAGTATTGAACCTTTGAAAGTTGACGCATCTTCCAAAagagatgatgaattatGCTCTAAATATGACTTGAATGTATTTAACAATTGGGATTCGAATTATCTGTACAGGGAAAGGTTGGAAATCTCGAAAATGTCAACAGCAACACCGTTGCCTGATGATGTATGGCTGGGAAATATAACCGACTATGAATGTCTGAAAATACAACTGAATAATAACAAAGACATAAAAATGTCGACGAAGATAGATGTTAACCGGAttcttgaagaacaaagaaacaatcCCTTATTTTGTAGTCCTACAAACACCATTAccaatttgagaaaaattgatttttatgAAGGTTTGAGGAACGACGAGTATGACAAACTACTGATCACTTTCCCTCGTACTATATGGAGGTTTTACATAAAATGTGTTGAAAATGCGAAGATTCCCACTTTAGAACAACTTAGATTAATCTACAAcaattttcaagattgtGATTTCATAAATATAGAATTTCCACCTTCTGGGTCAATCACAATGGCGGATATGTCAGATGAAGAGATACTTTCCATCATTAATATCTGCAAGTTCTTATATTACATCACCAATAGTGAGTTTCCTGGATTAATTTATTGCTCTGATGGATACACCGAATCCTCCTTATTGACGTTATGTTATCTAATGTATTCTCTGAATATATGTCTTGATGAGGCAATTTTGAAACTACACGTTCGATATGGACGACcttttttcatctttaaaACGGACTACGTATTACTTTCCAAACTGGAAACTATTATAAACAAATTTTCACCATTACAGACGAATATGCAAGAGACGAGGGATgatttcaagtttgaagaCGATACAAGATCTATTAGGGTATTATTGTTACTAATGCCCAAGAAGAAACGTAGTGTTGGGACCGCCTGCAGTGTTGGCAGTGTTGGCAGTATTGGCCACGAGTCCAACTCATTTGTTACGAACACAGGCCATCATGTGGTCCAACTCAGGGGAAAGCCAAAACGTCATAACATCACACACGCCAACAACTTTACCAAGTTTGGCACCAAAAACCCCAATGTCCTAAAATGTAAGCCATCAATTGATGGCTCATTTGAGGAAGTTAGTGGATCTTTGCCATCAAAGATTTTAGGGCACATGTATCTAGGCTCATTAACACATGCATCCAGTATTCCCATGCTATCAAGATTAGGGATAGAATATATCGTTAGTGTTGGAGAGACAATTCCATGGAATAACGAATTCAAGCATGAAAAAATCGAGAGTTCCGATCCACATTTGGagaaatatatatatgaagATAGTCAATATGACGAAAAATCTCAGTATTTTTTCCCTATTAAGAAAGTCATGGTCTTACACAATATTAACGACGATGGCATGGGGACGTTAATTTCGACTCTTGACGAAACAATAAAGTTTATCGATGAGTGTTACCAGAAGGGCAAGAAGGTTTTGGTTCACTGCCAAGTTGGGGTTTCTAGGTCAGCCAGTGTGTGCATTGCAGAAGTTATGAGTCGGTTGAAGCTAACGCTTGCACGTGCGTACATGTTTGTCCGCGTGCGTCGATTAAACGTGATAATCCAACctaatttgaaattgatgtATGAGTTGTTCAAATGGGAGGAAAGTAATagattgaagaataaaGATGATGCGGTTATCACTAACTCAGCTAGAAGTTTGAGAGAAGTTGAATGGTATGTTTTATGTAGGGAAATTTACAATTTAAATAGGGCGTATATAAAGTAG
- a CDS encoding uncharacterized protein (PKUD0B03740; similar to Saccharomyces cerevisiae YKL205W (LOS1); ancestral locus Anc_1.519) gives MEEQIQQAVEIANSPSSDPVIKEQALSFVSQIKSSTNGWQPCLKILQLDTASTNSKFFALQVICERLPLLSDSEKISLKDMIFNYLSSLISQNKVEPIFLRNALSKTLGLLFVHCTLNCYATLVKDVLSLAYNGSTFNDIATDYYVRTLSVIHQEIGDQMITRDNRSQDQHNLLKDSIRANDMLDMTSVWKKILGHYTSDAVVNRSLADEIINNTIICIGSFVSWIEINLILDEQYMSFLYQFLGEGTNAKRRAITANTFNEILHKKMPPSKKLELINFLNLGGILNQLNINSNAIEFDVSMALAKLVNQIGEESITVLDKCSPAELGSADFRSLACSKILEIFPLIFEFLSNEFDDISLEVFPFISNFLLLLKKNITNETIDLSAINNDEILTTLSKNIILKLKFDEDDDGDDDDTIEQFNEIRSKLSVFLDSIVLLNETLALEVIINCINEFLFSKIGDAGSQPDWRTIELGLYVLTYYSDMLRNNVMNLPKTMINNSRPYFVFNEMLCKVITSSTQILINHPLIQLSFFELLLKHYTFFNNNNIQVEGVNKEDILLKVLNIFISNFGVFSENDKVKYRSWYLFHRFVKMTRPKVGDFIIEELIKSLLPLLSFDFQIVSNKNKLLSNDPSAALFDLDMTLIEESGSFESQLHVFESVGLLITLVSSDDGRINILENVLQPMFTSLEAAITKLSSSQLEIVGLVQVHHYLIAMGNILKGFESLRGQQFDQSKILNVLNQVSQVILITLENFIDFNIIREAIQFCIVRLYIILNNNNHSEKELLQSILSKFISCIMLNFEKLKVLEIISFINFVSQIFYQSSTDESSYILLSSLLAPLLSKIFMKVENDKNKVTDEFSKQEVLDLQRSVMSMLIAISNDHLNSLWLANEDNKAMLINVINTMLSYSYNHQGTDLSIVKLSILVLNMLCQGLGSGIVVDPQDNFRSDNNKFEQVNELLINNSILLVAELGLKVPAANKNLLKDAQFRNNITLEVCRLLKGIAHIGFEYPDSNTLQKKKSENATDSNKFTPLPVGFNEETCQQISNTLVGNFGFPSELAAQLVQTLVSTTDRNFMKYLIDLVEKF, from the coding sequence ATGGAAGAGCAAATTCAACAGGCTGTCGAAATAGCAAACAGTCCCTCAAGTGATCCAGTTATAAAAGAGCAAGCATTATCATTTGTCAGTCAAATAAAATCTTCTACTAATGGATGGCAACCATGTTTAAAAATTTTACAGTTGGATACAGCATCAACTAACTCCAAGTTCTTTGCACTTCAAGTTATATGTGAAAGGTTGCCGCTTTTATCTGACAGTGAAAAGATTTCTTTAAAGGATATGATATTTAACTATTTATCTTCCTTGATCTCACAGAATAAAGTGGAACCTATTTTTCTAAGAAATGCCCTGTCCAAGACCCTTGGACTACTTTTTGTTCACTGTACTCTGAACTGTTATGCTACATTAGTTAAAGATGTTTTATCACTAGCGTATAATGGCTCCACTTTTAATGATATTGCGACTGACTATTATGTTAGAACTTTATCGGTTATACATCAAGAGATAGGTGATCAAATGATTACAAGGGATAATCGATCACAAGATCAACAcaatttgttgaaggaCTCAATCAGAGCAAACGATATGCTTGATATGACATCCGtgtggaaaaaaattttggGACATTATACAAGCGATGCTGTTGTGAACAGATCATTGGCtgatgaaattatcaacaacacAATTATATGTATCGGATCTTTTGTGTCATGgattgaaatcaatttgattttagaCGAGCAATATATGTCATTTTTGTATCAGTTTTTGGGTGAAGGAACCAATGCCAAAAGAAGAGCAATTACGGCAAACactttcaatgaaattctACACAAAAAAATGCCACCAAGCAAAAAATTAGAACTGATTAATTTTCTTAACCTTGGAGGTATTCTAAACCAGCTGAATATTAATTCAAATGCCATTGAGTTTGATGTTTCTATGGCTCTAGCTAAATTGGTGAATCAAATTGGTGAAGAGTCTATTACAGTGCTCGATAAATGCTCACCAGCAGAATTGGGAAGCGCTGATTTTAGAAGTTTGGCATGTTCCAAGATTCTTGAGATTTTTCCGTTGATCTTTGAGTTTTTATCAAAcgaatttgatgatatctCTTTAGAGGTTTTTCCATTCATTTCCAATTTCCTTTTACttttaaagaagaacatCACTAATGAAACTATTGACCTGTCTGCTATcaacaatgatgaaattttaaCAACTTTGTCGAAAAACATCATTTTAAAGCTGaagtttgatgaagacgaCGACGgtgacgatgatgatacCATTGAGCAGTTCAATGAAATTAGGTCGAAATTAAGTGTCTTTTTAGACTCCATTGTTTTGCTAAACGAAACATTGGCATTAGAGGTTATAATCAATTGTATTAACGAGTTTCTATTCTCTAAGATTGGTGATGCAGGTTCTCAACCTGACTGGAGAACAATCGAATTGGGCCTGTACGTTCTCACATATTATAGTGATATGTTAAGGAACAATGTGATGAATTTGCCAAAGACAATGATCAACAATTCGAGACCTTACTTTGTATTTAATGAGATGTTATGCAAAGTCATTACTAGTTCTACACAGATTCTAATCAATCATCCATTGATCCAACtctcattttttgaattaCTTCTAAAACACTAcacctttttcaataacaataacattCAAGTTGAAGGCGTAAACAAAGAGGATATTTTGCtgaaagttttgaatattttcatttctaattttggtgttttcagTGAGAACGATAAGGTTAAATATAGATCATGGTACTTGTTTCACAGATTTGTTAAAATGACCAGACCAAAGGTAGGtgattttattattgaagAGTTGATCAAATCGTTACTCCCATTGTTatcatttgattttcaaattgtttcgaataaaaataaattattATCTAACGACCCTTCGGCTGCATTATTTGATCTAGATATGACATTAATTGAAGAGTCTGGCTCATTTGAAAGTCAATTACATGTTTTTGAAAGTGTTGGTTTATTGATCACTTTAGTATCCAGCGATGATGGAAGAATCAatatacttgaaaatgTGTTGCAACCGATGTTCACATCATTAGAGGCAGCAATTACCAAGCTCTCCTCATCACAATTAGAAATTGTAGGTTTGGTCCAAGTTCATCACTATTTAATTGCAATGGGTAATATCTTAAAGGGGTTCGAGAGCTTAAGAGGCCAACAGTTCGATCAAAGTAAGATCTTAAATGTTTTAAACCAAGTCTCTCAAGTCATTCTTATTACACTGGAAAATTTCATTGACTTTAACATCATCCGAGAAGCCATCCAATTTTGTATAGTCAGACTATACATAATTctcaataataataaccaTAGTGAGAAGGAACTATTACAGTCAATCTTATCCAAGTTTATTTCATGTATCATGctcaattttgaaaaattaaaagtCCTGGAAATTATTAGTTTTATCAActttgtttctcaaatattCTATCAATCATCAACAGATGAAAGTTCTTACATTTTattatcttctttattgGCTCCACTGTTGTCTAAGATTTTCATGAAAGTTGAAAACGACAAGAATAAGGTGACTGACGAATTTAGTAAGCAGGAAGTCCTTGATTTACAAAGGTCTGTTATGTCAATGCTTATTGCTATTTCCAATGACCATTTGAATTCATTATGGCTAGCcaatgaagataataaGGCCATGTTAATCAATGTTATTAATACTATGCTCTCCTACTCCTACAATCACCAAGGAACCGATTTATCAATAGTTAAGTTATCCATTCTTGTTTTAAACATGTTATGTCAAGGTTTAGGTAGTGGTATTGTCGTTGATCCACAGGATAACTTCAGAAGCGATAATAACAAGTTTGAACAAGTTAATGAATTGTTGATCAATAACAGTATTTTATTAGTTGCAGAATTAGGGTTGAAGGTTCCTGCTGCAAATAAAAATCTATTGAAGGATGCCCAGTTCAGAAACAACATTACTTTAGAAGTTTGTAGACTTCTGAAAGGTATTGCACATATTGGCTTTGAGTATCCCGACTCAAATACAttacagaagaagaagtctGAAAATGCCACCGATTCAAACAAATTTACACCGTTACCTGTTGGTTTTAATGAAGAAACATGCCAACAAATATCAAATACCTTAGTTGGTAATTTTGGGTTTCCATCCGAACTGGCGGCACAACTAGTTCAAACTCTAGTTTCTACTACAGACAGAAACTTTATGAAATACCTTATAGACCTAGTTGAGAAGTTCTAG